The Suncus etruscus isolate mSunEtr1 chromosome 14, mSunEtr1.pri.cur, whole genome shotgun sequence genome contains a region encoding:
- the LOC126028444 gene encoding DPEP2 neighbor protein-like, giving the protein MTARILYIHSNMPSVPWDSPTAVVAPSTPSPGHYHILYRGYGESQVCWHGETYCMIGTYRTYGDIPLATPAKLEAEKPAPRRALKRHHTFSDSDIELGCSRPKIRRLQRGTKRQKLTG; this is encoded by the exons ATGACTGCCAGAATCTTGTATATTCACTCTAACATGCCCTCTGTCCCTTGGGACAGCCCCACTGCAG ttgtggccccaagtACTCCCTCACCTGGACACTACCACATCCTGTATCGAGGGTATGGAGAGAGCCAGGTGTGCTGGCATGGAGAGACATACTGCATGATTGGTACATACAGGACATATGGAGATATTCCCCTGGCTACCCCAGCAAAGTTGGAAGCAGAGAAGCCAGCACCCCGACGGGCCCTCAAGAGGCACCACACCTTTTCTGATTCAGACATTGAGCTAGGCTGCTCCAGACCCAAGATTCGACGCTTGCAACGTGGCACCAAGAGGCAGAAGCTCACTGGATGA